The window AATAAAGAAACTCTCAACACCCATATCAAGAAGTCTTGCAACACCACTAATAGCATCATTGGTGTGAAGTGTGGCAAGCACAAGATGTCCTGTAAGAGCTGCTTGAAGAGCAATTTGTAATGTCTCTTTATCACGAATCTCACCTATCATTATGATATCTGGATCCTGTCTAAGTATAGATCTAAGACCAGCTGCAAATGTCATACCTGCACGTTCATTAACCATAACTTGTTGTATAAGATCCATTTGATATTCTACAGGATCTTCAACAGTAATAATTTTATGAGTAACATTTTTTATAGCATTTAATGCTGCATAAAGAGTTGTAGTTTTACCACTACCTGTTGGTCCAGTAACCAAGACAATACCATTTGGCTGTTTAATAGCTTCATTAAATCTACTATAATTTAGCTCTGATATACCTAAATCTTCTAGCTTGACGAGGACTTTGCTTTTATCTAGAATCCTTATAACTATACTCTCACCAGTAATAATAGGAAGTGTAGAAATACGAAAATCATATGGCTTACCAATAATAATATCACTATACCTACCATCTTGTGGTTTTCTACGCTCTGCAATATCTAAATTGGCCATCAATTTCATTCTTGAGCTAAGAGGTGCGAATATATCTTTATCAAACTTAAATGCCTCTCTTAGCACGCCATCTACACGATTTCTAACAAGAGTAGATATCTCTGTAGCCTCTATATGAATATCACTTGCTTTCTGTTTTACCGCAGTTTCAAAAATAACATTGATAAGTTTTGTAATAGCAGATTGATTAGCACCGCTATCATCTGCCATAATGATACCTGTGCTACCACTCATCTCCTCTCTAATATTTTGCACAATTAATTTAATGCTATCATTTAGAGACAATCTAATAACAATTGCTACTATTTGTTCTTTTTTAGCTATACAAAAAGCAATTTTTTTTCCACGAATAGATCTACTTAATGCCTCTTTTGCCTGAATATCAAATGGATCTGCTAATACAACCTTGATAGTATCGCCTTCTTGAGCAAAAGGAAAAGATGTGTATCTCTCAATAATTGAAAATGGAACATTATCAGCGATAGTTGGATTAAATTCATATGTATCTAAATCAACATATTCCATATTTATCATTTTAGATAAAAGCATAAGAATATTTTCTTCACTATTTGGAAAATCTTCTAAAATTGATAATAGATTTAATTCTCCTCTTTTGCATAATTCAACAAAAAAACCTAATAATTTAGATTCTTCCAAATAACCCAAATCAACAAGAATGCGCACTATCTTCTTGCGTCTTACCTGTTTTCTTTGTTCTTCAAGAGCCTTTTCTAGCTGAGCATTAGTAATTAAACCAGCAGAAATAAGCCTATCACCTATTCTAACTTTAGCCACTAAATAGTACCTTGCCTTATATGTTCTAATGCCTCGATGGCATCTCTTGAGTTTGTTTTTGCGATATATCTATTTAATACTTCAATAGCTTCTTCTGTTTTGCCTATTGCATATAATGATTTAGCATATATAATAAAGCTCTGAGATTTAGCTTTACCATTAGAATCTGCTTCTGAAGCATTTAACGCCCATTTAAGAGAACTTGAATAATTCTTAATATCAAAATAATACTCCGCAATTGCAATTGCTGTAGCATAATTATTATTATTTTTGAAATCAGCAATTTTTAATTGAATTTCTCTTTCTTTTGTAATTTTTTCTGAACTTATATTAATAAGTGGTTTTGCATTAGTTGGTTGAATAGCCGTATTATTCTGAGCGTTAGAAACTGCTGTATTATTTGAAGATGAATATCGTGTTGGTTGTGTCTGAGTCGATTTATCATTTAATACATTTATCTCTTCTATAGGAGCTTGAGAATTTTGTGCTAATACTCTTGAACTATCTTGATATTCATTAAAACCAGAATCAACAAACATATTCACTTCTATAACTTCACTATAATTATCATTAGAGCTAATCCAGCCATTATTGGTTTGCAATAACCCATTTACTGCTCTACTATCTGCACAAAATATACCATTTTTAGAATAATATCCAACAGCTTGTGATTTAAAACTTGGCTGTTTTCTAACCATTAATTTATCTGCTATAACCTTTCTACAAACAAAGTTAATACTTGGGTAATTATTCATACTTTGATTATTATTAATAGCTGTAGATGTATTTGTTTTATCATTATTTACACTATTATCTACATTATTTTCGTTTATAGCAGTATTGCCTTTAGATGCTAAATTGTTACTAGCAATCTGTTTATTATCAATATTAGAATACTTGCTATATTGATTTTTTACAAAAAGAGCAACAAGTGCAATAAATACTATAAAAACAAATATAAATATATAAAAGACAAAAGACCTATATTTATAGGACTTCCATCTTTCTTCTAATTCAATGATTTTCTTCATAATATATAGTTTTCAATTGTATAGAAAGAATTAAAAATCTTTCTTTCTATCTAATTCCTTTGATTCCTCTAATCCAGCCGTAGCATCGTTAGTTTCTACTATACGATTTACTACTTCAGAATATCCTAAATCTTGCAGACTTGGATTATCATCAGATCTTTTAATAATATGTGGTGTGATGATAATAATCATTTCAGTTGTTTGCTCTGATGTGCCATCATATGAGAATAAATATTTTAATAATGGAATATAACCAAGTATTGGAACTCTATTTGTGTTATTTGAAACACTTTTGCTTATTAATCCACCTAATACAACTCTATCGCCATCTTTTGCTCTTACTAAAGAAGAAAGCTGATTTGATGATAGGTTTGGTGGCTCAGATAATGCTGTAGCTGCGTTTTCTGTATTTCTATCCTTTGTTTGTGTAATAGAAGGATTAATCTTTAGCATAATATATTCACCTTGCACAGATGGAGTAACATCTAATAATACACCAGAGAATACTGATGGGAAGCTAGTAGATGTATTTTGAGTTGTTCCACCAGAAGATGAATTTTGAAATACTGAACTTTGTGCATATCTTAAAATACTACCAACGCTTATTAAAGCAGGTTGATTGCTAAGGGTTAATACTTTTGGATTTGATACAGATCTTACTTTTCCATATGCATTTAAAAATTCAACTATTCTAGTCATTTGAACACCAGATGAAAAAATATTGATACTAGTGCCACCACCGCCAATATCAATTCTAGTATTATCTTCATTTCCAGAAGCATAAGCAGGAACTAAAAGATTACCAAAATTCCAAAATTGATTCCAATCAACACCAACAGTATTTGAATTTGTATGAGTTACTGTCAAAATATTTACATCTATCATAACTTGATTTTGAATTTGGTCTTCAAGATTTTTGATGTATTTTCTTACTCTATCAAGCTGTTTTACTGTTCCTGTTACAGTTACCAATCCTGCAATTTTATTTACAACAACACTCTGTCCATCACCAATGTCATAACCCTGTGCTTGATTAGAATCTTGAGCATCTTGCTGGTCTTGAGAGTTAGAAAAGATTCTTTTTGGTTGATGTGCATCACCTGGTCTAAAGGCAATTTCAAAAATTTCTTTTTCTAATCTACCCCAAAAATCAAATTGATCCATAGATAGTATTTTTGTTCCAGATATACTATCTACTTTTCCGCTTTGTAATCCATTTGAAGTAAGAGAAGAATGGACGCTATTTTGAATATCTGTTGTTGTAGATGCAGAGTTTAAACCACCACCTGTAGTGCCTGTGCCACCTGTATTGCTTGTTGTAGAACTATCAGAAGTCATAGCATTTTGAGATAATACTATATCTGTATTACTTGCGCCGATTCTAGAAGTACCAATATAATTGATTTGGAATGTTTCAGTAATCAAAAAAGATACTTTTAATAAATTACCATTAAATTCATAATTTAATTCATTCTCAGTAAGTATCAAATCAAATATTTTTTCTATTGGCAATTGTCTAACATTTACTGAAGCAATACTTTTTGATAGCTTATCTTTAGCAGCTCTATCTTGAACAAGCATGCTATAACCACATTCTGCAGCCAATTGACTAAGTAAATCGCCAACTGCTACACCATCTTGACTTGAAGTAGAAATAGTGAATAATCTATCTCCACATAATTCGTTTGCATGCAAAAAATGTGCACTCACTAATAAACCAAATACTAAAGTAAAAATATTCTTTCTCATTCTAATTACACCTGTTATTATTTAATTTCAATATTATTATGATTTGCATATACATATAAAACTCTTGTTTGAGTTCTAAATTTTAACTCTACTCTATCCTGTTGTATATTTGACACAGTCCAGCCCTCAATAATATCATCTTCTCCAACCCAAGTATTATTTATACTAGCCTTATTTTCAAAAATACCATTCAAAACAAGAATAGCTTGTTCTGCTTTTAGTATGCTTTCTAAATCATCTTTTGATTGCGGATATACATATATAAATGGATCATCAATTCTTGAGCCTTCTTTTATATAATCAATTCTATCAAATGTAATAATATCATTTTTTAATTTTTCATCAGCACTTATTGCAACATCATCTTGAATCTCTGTCTTATCAGATGAAGTTTGATTGTTT of the Helicobacter sp. MIT 99-5507 genome contains:
- a CDS encoding GspE/PulE family protein, with the translated sequence MAKVRIGDRLISAGLITNAQLEKALEEQRKQVRRKKIVRILVDLGYLEESKLLGFFVELCKRGELNLLSILEDFPNSEENILMLLSKMINMEYVDLDTYEFNPTIADNVPFSIIERYTSFPFAQEGDTIKVVLADPFDIQAKEALSRSIRGKKIAFCIAKKEQIVAIVIRLSLNDSIKLIVQNIREEMSGSTGIIMADDSGANQSAITKLINVIFETAVKQKASDIHIEATEISTLVRNRVDGVLREAFKFDKDIFAPLSSRMKLMANLDIAERRKPQDGRYSDIIIGKPYDFRISTLPIITGESIVIRILDKSKVLVKLEDLGISELNYSRFNEAIKQPNGIVLVTGPTGSGKTTTLYAALNAIKNVTHKIITVEDPVEYQMDLIQQVMVNERAGMTFAAGLRSILRQDPDIIMIGEIRDKETLQIALQAALTGHLVLATLHTNDAISGVARLLDMGVESFFIGSTICGFQAQRLVRKLCPNCMYEVEPPEKMLAQIRNLIPEDYHFYKSHGCVNCGMQGYIGREVISEVILGTEGMRRLISANATKDELLAEARKDGFVTMFEDALLKALEGRTSLDEVYRVAKL
- a CDS encoding tol-pal system YbgF family protein, whose protein sequence is MKKIIELEERWKSYKYRSFVFYIFIFVFIVFIALVALFVKNQYSKYSNIDNKQIASNNLASKGNTAINENNVDNSVNNDKTNTSTAINNNQSMNNYPSINFVCRKVIADKLMVRKQPSFKSQAVGYYSKNGIFCADSRAVNGLLQTNNGWISSNDNYSEVIEVNMFVDSGFNEYQDSSRVLAQNSQAPIEEINVLNDKSTQTQPTRYSSSNNTAVSNAQNNTAIQPTNAKPLINISSEKITKEREIQLKIADFKNNNNYATAIAIAEYYFDIKNYSSSLKWALNASEADSNGKAKSQSFIIYAKSLYAIGKTEEAIEVLNRYIAKTNSRDAIEALEHIRQGTI
- the mshL gene encoding pilus (MSHA type) biogenesis protein MshL; the encoded protein is MRKNIFTLVFGLLVSAHFLHANELCGDRLFTISTSSQDGVAVGDLLSQLAAECGYSMLVQDRAAKDKLSKSIASVNVRQLPIEKIFDLILTENELNYEFNGNLLKVSFLITETFQINYIGTSRIGASNTDIVLSQNAMTSDSSTTSNTGGTGTTGGGLNSASTTTDIQNSVHSSLTSNGLQSGKVDSISGTKILSMDQFDFWGRLEKEIFEIAFRPGDAHQPKRIFSNSQDQQDAQDSNQAQGYDIGDGQSVVVNKIAGLVTVTGTVKQLDRVRKYIKNLEDQIQNQVMIDVNILTVTHTNSNTVGVDWNQFWNFGNLLVPAYASGNEDNTRIDIGGGGTSINIFSSGVQMTRIVEFLNAYGKVRSVSNPKVLTLSNQPALISVGSILRYAQSSVFQNSSSGGTTQNTSTSFPSVFSGVLLDVTPSVQGEYIMLKINPSITQTKDRNTENAATALSEPPNLSSNQLSSLVRAKDGDRVVLGGLISKSVSNNTNRVPILGYIPLLKYLFSYDGTSEQTTEMIIIITPHIIKRSDDNPSLQDLGYSEVVNRIVETNDATAGLEESKELDRKKDF